One Leishmania major strain Friedlin complete genome, chromosome 29 DNA segment encodes these proteins:
- a CDS encoding conserved hypothetical protein (previous protein_id=AAZ09710.1), which produces MKKSISLKEFSTTPTVSYMLSKDGHNVAAAADAQSRSMNLPPQPLRVERPKQQQPVPDSDDTMYEME; this is translated from the coding sequence ATGAAGAAGAGCATTTCCCTCAAGGAGTTCTCGACAACGCCGACGGTGTCCTACATGCTTAGCAAGGACGGCCACaatgtcgccgccgcggcggatgCGCAGAGCCGTTCCATGaacctgccgccgcagccgcttcgCGTGGAGCGtccgaagcagcagcagcccgtgCCGGACAGCGATGACACCATGTACGAGATGGAGTAA
- a CDS encoding conserved hypothetical protein (previous protein_id=AAZ09711.1): MSRNQNRKGGSKRGRADEWMTDVRDPAALQNTAFEAYYKGNVIPASEWEAFMACLQTGLPMSIRFNCAVPQVDAVDAFVTQHLSEVFESTRIPFFPAQRAIQFGVSRGDLKRKKANRTLKKIVSAMNEGGYLTRQETVSMLPPLLLQVESGMRVLDMCAAPGSKTSQVLELLLAGESGRGVVVANDVKASRLDVLHHQTNRAAGAHLHLIITNTDATRFPLLPLAERFDRVLCDVMCSGDGTLRKSIDMWPRWDSLQGANLHHTQMRVLLRGMASCKSGGIVVYSTCSLNPVEDEAVVSACLAQTEGTFELIDPTPLHHGLCASPGMTSWTVTTRDLTTALRNYEDAKAFMEAQTDRRTFQYAPTMFANTELLVDQHIERTRRILPHTQDTGGFFVAALRCVAAVPEDARARAESAADAKGTEAPLKPLSAGMRATLQKALALPETFPYDNLIVRNEEARNQKVYLANSDAISLSQQLGCRVVHVGSKVFESVLKYSNEKLRFCTDGVADLVPFLPANFLVSVTPSLLLELAAETPMPYADFSAKTGQLIEELPPSFVLTTSWAVGGPIYVAAEKSTKLGKLVAHVAGWQVTVCKLALGLPLVESVEEEQEDAAEEGDAARENASALTADAATHYKDG; the protein is encoded by the coding sequence ATGAGCCGTAATCAGAACCGCAAGGGCGGCAGCAAGCGCGGCCGCGCAGATGAGTGGATGACCGACGTGCGCGACCCGGCAGCGTTGCAGAACACGGCTTTTGAGGCGTACTACAAGGGCAACGTCATCCCTGCATCGGAGTGGGAGGCGTTTATGGCGTGCCTGCAGACGGGGCTGCCCATGTCGATCCGGTTCAACTGCGCAGTGCCACAGGTGGACGCCGTGGACGCGTTCGTCACGCAGCACCTCTCTGAAGTCTTCGAGAGCACGCGCATCCCGTTCTTCCCGGCGCAGCGAGCGATTCAGTTTGGCGTCAGCCGCGGCGACTTGAAGCGCAAGAAGGCGAACCGGACGCTGAAGAAGATTGTCTCCGCGATGAACGAGGGCGGCTACCTGACTCGGCAGGAGACCGTCAGCATGCTGcctcctctcctgctgcaggtggAGTCTGGGATGCGGGTGCTGGAcatgtgcgccgcgccgggAAGCAAGACATCGCAGGTCCTCGAGCTCCTCCTTGCTGGCGAGTCCGGGAGGGGAGTTGTGGTGGCGAACGACGTCAAAGCTTCTCGCTTGGACGTGCTGCATCATCAAACCAACCGTGCCGCTGGTGCACATCTCCACCTCATCATCACAAACACAGACGCCACGCGCTTTCCTTTGCTGCCACTGGCGGAGCGCTTCGATCGCGTCTTGTGCGACGTGATGTGCTCCGGTGATGGAACGCTGCGCAAGTCCATCGATATGTGGCCTCGATGGGACTCTCTCCAGGGAGCCAACCTACACCACACCCAGATGCGCGTGTTGCTGCGCGGCATGGCGTCTTGCAAATCGGGTGGTATTGTGGTGTACTCAACCTGCAGCCTCAACCCCGTCGAGGACGAAGCAGTTGTGTCCGCTTGCCTGGCGCAGACGGAGGGCACCTTCGAGCTGATAGACCCTacgccgctgcaccacggGCTCTGCGCTTCGCCTGGCATGACTTCATGGACCGTCACCACACGCGACCTcaccacggcgctgcgcaatTACGAGGACGCGAAGGCGTTCATGGAGGCCCAGACGGATCGCCGCACGTTTCAGTACGCACCGACTATGTTCGCGAACACCGAGCTGCTCGTGGATCAGCACATCGAGCGCACCCGCCGCATCCTGCCCCACACGCAGGACACCGGCGGCTTCTttgtggcggcgctgcgttgTGTCGCGGCAGTGCCGGAGGATGCGCGTGCGAGGGCTGAGTCCGCCGCTGATGCGAAGGGCACGGAGGCGCCCTTGAAACCCCTCTCGGCTGGTATGCGGGCGACCCTGCAGaaggcgctcgcgctgcccGAAACGTTCCCTTATGACAACCTCATCGTGCgcaacgaggaggcgcgtAACCAGAAGGTGTACCTGGCCAACTCGGACGCCATTTCACTCAGCCAGCAACTGGGCTGTCGCGTCGTGCACGTCGGCTCGAAGGTGTTCGAGTCCGTGCTAAAGTACAGCAACGAAAAGCTGCGCTTCTGCACAGACGGCGTAGCCGACCTCGTGCCCTTTCTGCCCGCCAACTTCCTTGTATCGGTAACGCCGtccctgctgctggagctggcTGCTGAGACGCCGATGCCGTACGCCGATTTTAGCGCCAAGACTGGACAGCTCATCGAGGAGCTGCCACCGAGTTTTGTCCTCACCACCTCCTGGGCGGTTGGGGGGCCTATCTACGTAGCTGCAGAGAAGTCCACGAAGCTGGGCAAGCTTGTTGCGCACGTAGCAGGCTGGCAAGTGACAGTGTGCAAGCTGGCTTTGGGCTTACCACTGGTGGAgtcggtggaggaggagcaggaggacgctgcagaggagggcgacgcgGCCAGAGAGAACGCCTCTGCGCTGACCGCAGATGCGGCGACGCACTACAAAGACGGCTAA